A genome region from Triticum aestivum cultivar Chinese Spring chromosome 2B, IWGSC CS RefSeq v2.1, whole genome shotgun sequence includes the following:
- the LOC123042576 gene encoding uncharacterized protein: MPHKIAWAHDVGEAAGILMYCLEDTTSAAHRTIYFDGWLGLAASATLRAVAQHPQPSLQNKFNKIIHLDCSRWISRRALQRAIAEELKLPPSVMAIFDMQDEIDDFSGIDGSSRAEIGDVSREIHRAMQEHRCLIVFHNGSDNTIDLNDLGIPRPGWFDTRILWSFRGRLRTNLGIKQKVDNSHLFLDTDCDKCPPDWDSCIREEAREIAQCTCRPAVTTKIAEECCLYLLSLSSRGGNIMHYNWATHASSYWVCDGIIQGDEADEAWEVADSLRQQIRVEHYSSHVFSSFGNELKIPPNRWVLARDNSVVQGRTSINTVSVHPDSTSLFVEAVTSESDPPLRLLPNDMFHQSDNLHVLKLCHCTFSFSSPPFHCCQNLRFLGLDNCKDQRIKEDEEQDRSSMKFFQSLWVLDICCTNWELALSPEIIEQMEANIREVHIHRGRIWRLNFAWRQLQNLRKLKVTQPTSPWESSKMDEFTDMVKLEFLDLSGNSTIQILPSLSGATSLKTMVLVGCFGLEHVGPEGLPPSLESFRLDAGPKEDHGKKANITRVSMAGCARLFDFTLGGSLPMLEELNLSGTSVKTLDLRDEVVQVHCLQKIMLLKCEKLHAILWPEKGITELALLCIDTRGGEEIGRIPSKFYKANKGHCEAHVAIVDMRFIQLLVLRSWNVRRMDLNLCISATSTDGRRSCNKGPGNSGKIIAPPQPKPLITNISYNTYTDLATENIFADHFNGSACRFEPFGCHVEIGDGINNTSVESVQGVKAVIFVMNKVESLNVHDNSSITTIIPKHMVAIDGDILIWQRLKWCHVVRCPKMHTVFTSDYNSFVFEELEKFWAADLLMVHCIWSKGKTVQGFVAPSFAKLRSIHLYACPSLTFVLSLAWFTLSSLETLHIVNCGNLNKVFPVEPEFLTRIDTNHQKGALEFPKLKHIYLHELYKLQHICEAKMIAPILETIRLRGCWGLERLPAVGLDRRPIVDCEKEWWEKLEWDGLEAQHDPSLFEPHHPPYYKEPLPRGSVLW; the protein is encoded by the exons ATGCCTCACAAG ATCGCCTGGGCACATGACGTTGGAGAGGCGGCGGGAATATTAATGTATTGTCTGGAGGACACCACCAGTGCTGCACACAGGACCATCTATTTTGATGGATGGCTTGGGCTGGCTGCATCTGCCACACTTCGAGCAGTAGCCCAACACCCTCAGCCATCTTTGCAGAATAAATTCAACAAGATCATTCACCTCGATTGCTCGAGGTGGATAAGTCGAAGAGCACTTCAGAGGGCAATTGCGGAGGAACTGAAGCTTCCTCCTTCTGTAATGGCTATTTTTGATATGCAAGATGAGATAGATGATTTCAGTGGGATAGATGGGAGCTCTAGAGCTGAGATTGGAGATGTCAGCCGAGAGATCCATCGAGCCATGCAAGAACACAGATGCTTAATTGTTTTCCACAATGGCAGCGACAACACAATTGACTTGAATGATCTTGGTATTCCTCGACCTGGATGGTTTGATACTAGAATACTATGGTCTTTTAGGGGGAGGCTGCGAACCAATCTAGGAATAAAGCAAAAGGTGGATAATTCACATCTTTTTCTTGATACTGACTGTGATAAGTGTCCACCCGACTGGGATTCTTGTATACGGGAAGAGGCTAGGGAAATTGCCCAATGCACATGTAGGCCTGCCGTTACCACTAAAATAGCTGAAGAGTGTTGCTTATATCTGTTATCATTAAGTTCTCGGGGTGGTAACATCATGCACTACAACTGGGCCACCCATGCTTCTAGCTATTGGGTTTGTGATGGGATTATACAAGGAGATGAGGCGGACGAAGCATGGGAGGTTGCGGATTCTCTGCGTCAACAAATCCGTGTAGAGCATTATTCATCTCATGTGTTCTCGTCTTTTGGTAATGAGCTGAAGATTCCTCCGAACCGATGGGTATTGGCCAGGGATAACTCTGTTGTGCAAGGAAGGACAAGCATAAATACGGTGAGTGTGCATCCAGATTCAACGTCACTTTTTGTTGAGGCAGTCACAAGCGAATCTGATCCTCCATTAAGGTTATTACCTAATGACATGTTTCATCAATCGGACAACCTTCATGTGCTCAAATTATGTCATTGCACATTCAGCTTTTCCTCGCCTCCTTTCCATTGTTGTCAGAACTTAAGATTCCTTGGGCTAGATAATTGCAAGGATCAGCGAATAAAAGAAGATGAAGAACAAGATAGATCATCAATGAAATTTTTTCAAAGCCTGTGGGTGCTAGACATATGTTGCACAAATTGGGAATTGGCTTTATCACCAGAGATAATAGAGCAGATGGAGGCAAACATTAGAGAGGTGCATATACATCGGGGGAGGATTTGGCGCCTCAATTTTGCGTGGAGACAACTTCAAAACCTTCGCAAGCTTAAAGTTACTCAGCCTACTTCCCCTTGGGAGTCAAGCAAAATGGATGAATTCACGGATATGGTGAAGTTGGAGTTCCTTGACCTGTCTGGGAATAGTACGATAcaaattttgccaagtctgtcaGGGGCAACAAGCCTCAAGACAATGGTTCTAGTTGGTTGTTTTGGCTTGGAGCATGTTGGACCTGAAGGACTCCCTCCATCACTTGAATCATTCAGATTAGATGCGGGACCTAAAGAAGATCATGGTAAGAAAGCCAATATAACTCGTGTCTCCATGGCTGGTTGTGCAAGATTATTTGACTTCACACTAGGTGGATCACTTCCAATGCTTGAGGAGCTTAATTTATCGGGCACATCTGTAAAAACACTTGACCTCAGGGATGAGGTGGTGCAGGTCCATTGTCTCCAGAAAATCATGCTGTTGAAATGTGAGAAACTTCATGCTATACTTTGGCCAGAAAAGGGGATAACTGAACTAGCTTTGCTATGCATTGACACGCGTGGAGGAGAAGAGATCGGAAGAATACCATCAAAGTTTTACAAGGCAAATAAGGGACATTGTGAAGCACATGTTGCTATCGTGGATATGCGATTCATTCAGCTACTGGTGCTAAGAAGTTGGAATGTGCGTAGAATGGATCTAAATCTCTGTATATCTGCCACTAGCACAGATGGTAGACGTAGCTGCAATAAGGGTCCTGGTAACAGTGGGAAAATAATTGCGCCACCCCAACCGAAGCCATTAATCACCAATATTTCTTACAACACCTACACTGATCTTGCTACTGAAAATATCTTTGCTGACCATTTCAATGGCAGTGCATGCCGATTTGAGCCATTTGGGTGCCATGTGGAGATTGGTGATGGAATTAACAACACCAGCGTGGAGAGTGTACAAGGAGTCAAGGCTGTTATATTTGTGATGAACAAAGTTGAATCTTTGAACGTGCATGACAATTCTTCCATCACCACTATTATCCCTAAACACATGGTGGCCATAGATGGGGATATACTTATTTGGCAACGTTTGAAGTGGTGTCATGTGGTGAGATGTCCTAAGATGCACACGGTCTTCACTAGTGATTACAACAGCTTCGTTTTCGAGGAACTAGAGAAATTTTGGGCGGCTGATCTCCTGATGGTGCACTGCATTTGGAGCAAAGGAAAGACGGTCCAAGGCTTTGTCGCTCCTTCATTCGCAAAACTGCGGAGCATACACCTCTACGCTTGTCCGAGCCTCACATTTGTCCTCTCACTGGCATGGTTCACCTTGAGCAGTTTAGAGACCCTCCATATTGTCAACTGTGGTAATCTCAACAAGGTATTCCCTGTGGAACCAGAGTTTCTAACAAGAATAGATACCAACCACCAAAAAGGTGCACTAGAGTTCCCAAAGTTGAAGCATATCTACCTGCACGAGCTCTATAAGCTGCAGCACATATGTGAAGCCAAAATGATTGCTCCCATACTTGAGACAATCAGGCTTAGGGGATGTTGGGGTCTCGAGCGCCTCCCTGCTGTTGGCCTAGACCGTCGTCCCATTGTGGACTGCGAGAAGGAGTGGTG